In one Electrophorus electricus isolate fEleEle1 chromosome 21, fEleEle1.pri, whole genome shotgun sequence genomic region, the following are encoded:
- the LOC113575739 gene encoding uncharacterized protein LOC113575739 — protein MELQYITIVVFFLGKCHGFHCLQERNILLQYLALLVFFIDKCHGHTQFIYTMKDEVQLVCDTNKWKISTKSDNFIRTGCLVKCSDGKLLTLNDFSNSTDFCTEEESDPKCSLKVRSGFFACVKALDKNFLFPFKSSHNIIDSFIVAIPNPNMTSMPEITNLVKVKEGESVPLHCSFTFTQNYERKNFVVYWIKTSGKNSTCVYSYDFEWNSIKHGHHCDVHGHLDRLSNQTIEPYTHNITIRAAMESDSGQYLCAIHVNTNNNGGNWKVISNITVSLHKAKTPDLETNKWASGSENSTAGNKSVDDPLIPLYITLPILLCLLVASVVAFMKRTAITSPESEAVQLRTQNREEEADMDCSPYDVGFGEEETDFKSKWNSSHKANNGYEESTTFLDPYSVVKIQK, from the exons GCTTCCACTGTTTGCAAGAGAGAAACATACTGCTGCAGTATCTTGCCCTTCTGGTCTTTTTCATTGACAAGTGTCACG GACATACCCAGTTCATTTATACCATGAAGGATGAAGTACAGTTAGTCTGTGACACCAACAAATGGAAAATAAGCACAAAGTCTGATAACTTTATCAGAACTGGATGCTTGGTAAAGTGTTCCGATGGTAAACTCCTCACACTTAACGATTTCAGCAACTCAACAGATTTTTGCACAGAAGAAGAATCAGATCCTAAATGCTCACTGAAAGTTAGGAGTGGattttttgcatgtgttaaGGCTCTGGATAAGAACTTCCTTTTTCCATTCAAATCATCTCACAACATTATTGATTCATTTATAGTTGCCATTCCAAATCCAAACA TGACATCCATGCCTGAAATAACAAACCTAGTCAAGGTAAAAGAAGGTGAATCTGTACCGCTACACTGCAGTTTCACGTTTACACAAAATTACGAACGCAAGAATTTTGTGGTGTACTGGATCAAGACTTCTGGAAAGAACAGCACCTGTGTATACTCATATGACTTTGAGTGGAACAGTATAAAACACGGTCACCACTGTGACGTGCATGGACACCTAGACAGGCTCTCAAACCAAACCATAGAACCGTACACGCACAACATCACGATCAGGGCAGCGATGGAGTCAGACAGTGGGCAGTACCTCTGTGCAATACATGTGAACACAAACAATAATGGAGGAAACTGGAAGGTGATAAGTAATATTACAGTTAGTCTACATAAGGCCAAAACTCCTGATCTGGAAACAAATAAGTGGGCATCTGGATCTGAAAACAGTACAGCTGGAAACAAATCTG TTGATGACCCTCTCATCCCCTTGTACATTACACTGCCCATATTATTATGTCTTCTGGTAGCTTCTGTGGTGGCATTCATGAAGAGAACAGCCATTACTTCACCAG AATCTGAGGCAGTTCAGCTACG TACTCAAaatagagaggaagaggctgATATGGACT GTTCTCCATATGATGTGGGATTTGGTGAAGAGGAAACTGATTTTAAATCTAAGTGGAATTCTTCCCACAAGGCTAATAATGGTTATGAAGAGTCCACCACATTTTTGGATCCTTATTCAGTTGTCAAAATCCAGAAATGA